Genomic segment of Rhodocaloribacter litoris:
GGCGGGAGCCGCAACCAGCAGGATCCCGAGGTGGAATTTCGGTTCGACCCCATCCGCTTCTACGCCGGTGGCAGTGGCGACGTGCGGGGCTGGGCGTTGCAACTGCTCGGGGCCAAGTTTGCCCGGCCGGCCGCCCGGGACACCCTCTACGAAGCCGTGGGCGGGCTGGCCAAGCTGTCCGGCAGTGTGGAGGTGCGCTGGCCTTTTCCGGGGCTGGGTTCCCGGTGGGGACTGGCCACCTTCCTCGACGTCGGGCAGATCTCCGGCGCCCTGCAGCGGGACGCCGACGGGCGGGTGCTGCGCGACGAGAGTGGCAACCCGCTCCTGGCCGCGGAGTCGATCTTCAACCTCGATGCTCTCAAGTATGGCGTGGGCGCCGGGCTGCGGTATCAGTCGCCGGTCGGGGCGTTGCGCTTCGACATTGCCTACAAGCTGAACCCGGATCCCGAGGATTTACAGCCGGCGGCGGCGCGCTATCTGTTCGACATCGGTGCCCGCCCCGACCCGCCGGAGGAACGCTTCCTGAACCGCTTCAACATCCACTTCAGCATCGGGCAGACGTTCTGAAGGGCCTTCTCGGGCGTGTATCTGGCGTCGCCCGGTCAGGGCGAAGACCTGCATTCTTCACGCTTCGCGCTTCCAGTCTTCTTCTCCCTGGTTGAAGAGCGGCGGCAGGCTGGCGCCGTCGAGTGTGGCGCCGTCGAGTGTGGCGCCGATGAGGTCGGCATCGGTGAGGTCGGCGCCGGTGAGGTCGGCGCCGGTGAGGATGGCTTCGCGGAACTTGGCCCGCCGGGCCACGACGCCGCGCAGGTTGGCGCCGAAGAGGAGGGCTTCGAGCAGGTGCGCGTCGGAGAGGTCGGCGCCGGTGAGGTCGGCTTCGTTCAGGGTGGCGAAGCCGAGGTCGGCGTGCTGCATGCGGGCGCGCCGGAGACGGGCCCGGTCGAGGTGGGCGCCCGTGAGGTTGGTTTTCGTGAGGTCGGCGCCGGTGAGGTCGGCGTCTTCGAGGTCGGCCACCGTCAGGAACGTCTTGTGGAGGCGGGCGCCCTGCAGGTTGGCCCGCTTCAGGTTGATGTTCGTCAGGTTACGTCCCGAGAGGTCGGCGTCTTCGAGGTCCGGGCGGGTGTCCGGTTCGGCATCCCGCCAGGTGTTCCAGGCATCGACGCCCTGGTGGAGCCGGTCGAGGTGGGTCGGGTTGGCCATGGCGGTGGGATCGAGGGGGAAAGGAGCCTGGCGGTTGCCGGGGCAAAAAAAGAAAGCGGGGCAAGCCCGCTTCCGTGTGTGGAGCTAAGCGGATTCGAACCGCTGACCTCTGCAATGCCATTGCAGCGCTCTACCAACTGAGCTATAGCCCCCTGTGCCAGTAAGGACACCCAAGATAGCAAGCATCGGAACGGCGTTGCAATGCTTGCGGGGGCTTCCACGATCAATTCACAAACCAGGTTCCCGGCCGGCGTATCCCGGCCGCGCCCCGCGGCCCTTGTACGTCGCAGACGAGATTCGGCTTGTTAATTTTTTCGGGAAGAAGCGGGAAGGGGGGAACACGGGGTGGGATCATGGAAGCCCTTCCGGCGGTTGGGGGCGCTTCAACAGCGCACATGCAGTCGACGAAAAGCCATGGCAAGCGGGCTACCTTTTCACGTTTTCAAGTTTGGCGGCACCTCGGTGGCGACGGCCGAGCGGATCCGCCGGGTGGTGGAACTGGTGCGGGCCGAGCCGGAGGACGCCCACCGTGTGGTGGTGGTCTCGGCGCTCGGCGGGGTGACGGACCAGCTCATCGCCGCCATCGACGCGGCCCTCGCACGCACGGGCGAGCACCGGCAGCTACTCGATGCGCTCTGGCGGCGGCACGAGGAGGTCTTGCAGGCCCTGGCCCCGGCGGGGGAGCGGGAGGCGCTCCGTGAGACGCTGGCGGCCCACTGGCGAGACCTCGGCGAGCTGCTCGACGGTGTCTCGCTGCTCCGGGAGTGCACGCTTCGTTCGCGCGATGCCATCATCGGGATGGGCGAGCGCGTGTCGGCCCCGCTCGTGGCCGCCGCCTTTCGGGCCGCCGGCCTCGACGCCGCCGCCCACGACGCCACCCGCTTCATCCGTACGGACGATGCCTTCGGCGAGGCCACCGTCCTCTTCGACGAGACCAACCGGCTCGTCCGCACCTACTTCGAGGCGTTGCCCCCCGGTCAGATCGCTGTCGTAACCGGCTTCATCGCCTCGACCGAGCGCGGGGTGACCACCACCCTGGGCCGTTCGGGCAGCGACTATACGGCCACCATCCTGGCCGGGGCCCTTCGCGCCGAACGCGTCGTCATCTGGACGGACGTGGACGGGGTGCTGTCGGCCGATCCGCGCCTGGTACCCGCCGCCTTCACCCTGCCCGAACTGAGTTATCGTGAGGCCGCCGAACTGGCCTACTTCGGCGCGAAGGTGCTGCATCCCCGGACCATGCGGCCGCTCATCGAGGCCGGCATTCCGCTGCGTATCAAGAACACCCTCAACCCGGAGGCGCCGGGAACGCTGATCACCTCCGTTTCCAGGCCGACCGAGGGGCGGGTGAAGGCCGTCACCTCGATCCAGGGCGTGGCCCTCGTCATGATCGAAGGGACCGGTATGATGGGGGTGCCCGGCATCTCGGCCCGGGCCTTCGGCGCCCTGGCCGCCCGGCAGATCAACGTGCTGATGATTTCGCAGGCGTCGAGCGAGCAGAGCATCTGCATTGCGGTGCGGGAAGGGGAGGCCGAGCGGGCCGTGACGGCGCTGGTCGAGGCCTTCGCCCGTGAACTCGAACACGGCGACATAAGCCGCGTCTATCCCGTGCCGGAATGTGCGGTGCTCTCGGTCGTCGGTGATCAGATGCGGATGCAGCCGGGGCTGGCCGGCCGGATGTTCTCCACGCTCGGCCGGGCCAACATCAACGTGCTCGCCATCGCCCAGGGCGCGGCCGAAACCAACATCTCGGCGGTCGTGAGTGCGCGCGATGCCCGGCGGGCCGTGCGGGCGCTGCACGAGGTCTTTGCCCGGGCCCACGAGCGCGTCCACCTCTGCCTGATCGGTCCCGGCGGGGTCGGGCGGGCGCTCCTCCGCATCCTGGAGGTGCAGGCCCCGGTGCTGCTCAAAAGCCTGGATCTGAACCTCCGCCTCGTCGGGGTCGCCAACTCGGGCCGCATCGTGTGGGACGACGAAGGGATCGACTTCGGCGGTGCATGTGCCCGTCTCAAGGCAGAGGGCACGGCCACCACACTCGACGAACTCGTCGAACGGCTCATCGACAGCCATCTCGAGCGCCTCATCGTCATCGACGCGACGGCCTCGGAGGCGGTGGCCCGGCGCTATGCCGACCTCATCGGCAACGGCATCGGCGTCGTCACGCCGAACAAGCGCGCCAACACGCTGGAGCAGGCCTATTATGACCGGCTCCACTCGCTGGCCCGGCGCAACGAGGTTCCCTACCGCTACGAGACGACCGTGGGCGCAGCGCTGCCGGTGATCTCCACCCTGCGCGACCTGCTCCGGGCCGGGGACCGGCTCCTACGGCTCGAAGCGGTGCTTTCGGGAACGCTGGCCTTCGTCTTCAACCGGATGGCCGAAGGCGTGGCTTTCTCCGAGGCGGTCCGTGAAGCCCGCGCCCACGGCTACACCGAGCCCGACCCCCGGGAGGACCTCGACGGGCGGGACGTGGCGCGCAAGCTGCTCGTGATCGCCCGCGAGGCCGGCCTCAAGGCCGAACTGGCCGATGTGGCGGTGACGTCGCTCGTGCCCGGGACGCTGCGTTCGGGTTCCACGGAGGCGTTCCTGCGCTGCCTGGCGGAGGGGGACGACGCCTGGCGCGAACGCCTCGCACGTGCGGGGCGGTTGCAGTATGTGGCCCGCCTCGAGGACGGCTGCCTTCGCGCGGGCGTCGAGGCGGTCGATCCCGGCTCTCCGCTGGCCGGGCTGGCCGGCACGGACAACATGGTCGTCTTCACGACGGAGCGGTACCGCGACCGCCCCCTCGTCATCCAGGGGCCCGGTGCCGGACCGGAACTGACCGCCGCCGGCGTGCTCGCCGACCTCGTCCGCGCCGCCCGGGCGATGGCCTGAGCTCAACGCACGTTGAACAGGGCGGCGACGAAGCCGACGAACGCCGTGTAGAGGGACGACCCGAGCCAGAGCGCCGTCGCCATGAAGGTGTTGCTCGCCCCGGACTCGAGCGCCAGCAACGTGACCACGACGCCGTTGTGCAACAGGGCGATGACGAGCCCGCCGACCAGCGCCTGGCGCGGCAGGATCAGCAGCGTCTCGCGCTCCCGGGCCGGAAAGAGCCCCAGCAGGAAGCCCGTCAGGGTCTTGGCGAACATGTGGATGCCCCACAGGCCGTAGATGGCATCCATGAAGAAGCCGAAGACGAAGCCGCCGATCGCCCCGTAGCGTCGCCCGTGACGCAGGCCCAGCCAGGCCACGAAGAGCAGCACGGCATCGGGGGTGGCGCCCCAGAGGGCCAGCCGTCCGAGCACGAGCCATTGGACAAGCAAGACGACGAGGCCGGCGGCGGCGTGGCGAAAAAACGTGAGCATGGGACGAAAGCCTGAGCGGAACGGGCGGCAGGTCCGGCGGTGCCGCAATCTACGAACCAGCTTCTCCGGCCGGTACACCGGCGCGCAAGTTTGGCCGGTTTTCACGCGGCGGGCCGGTTGCGTTCCGACACCGGGCGACGGGGCGGAACCTCATCCCGGAACCCGAGTTTGTCGCCGGGTCGTCGTCAACGGCTTTTTGTCCACCTTCACGATTCCCGTCGAGATGCCTGCCCGATCCACTGCACGCCGGCGTTCGCGCGCCTCCGGTACCCGGCGCCGTCCGGGCACCCGGCGTGGCGGCGCGATGGTCTTTACCCGTCGCAACTACCTGTTGCTGCTGCTGGGGGTGGCGCTGGTCGTCGTCGGCTACGTGATCATGCGGATCGAGAACGAGGTGGACGGGTTCATCTCGCTGTACGTCGCCCCCCTGCTCATCCTGGGTGGCTACCTGGAGATCATCTACGCCGTCCTCTGGCGACCGAAAGCGGAGACGCCGGAGGCCGCCGGGGCCTGAAGGGGCGTCGTCGCTGCGGCAGGTAGGCAGGCAGCGTGGCGGTCGCGACCGGGCCGTGTGTCGCTACGGGTGAACCTCGACGGTGCGGCTACCGCGCCCGCGTGTGTCGAAGGTGCGGAGTTTCACCGGGCCGGTTACGGCCACGGGGCCGGCGTAGACGGTGGAGGTCGCCGTCGGCTCGGTGCCGTCGGTGGTGTAGCGGATCGTCAGGCCCGGA
This window contains:
- a CDS encoding pentapeptide repeat-containing protein; protein product: MANPTHLDRLHQGVDAWNTWRDAEPDTRPDLEDADLSGRNLTNINLKRANLQGARLHKTFLTVADLEDADLTGADLTKTNLTGAHLDRARLRRARMQHADLGFATLNEADLTGADLSDAHLLEALLFGANLRGVVARRAKFREAILTGADLTGADLTDADLIGATLDGATLDGASLPPLFNQGEEDWKREA
- the thrA gene encoding bifunctional aspartate kinase/homoserine dehydrogenase I, which codes for MASGLPFHVFKFGGTSVATAERIRRVVELVRAEPEDAHRVVVVSALGGVTDQLIAAIDAALARTGEHRQLLDALWRRHEEVLQALAPAGEREALRETLAAHWRDLGELLDGVSLLRECTLRSRDAIIGMGERVSAPLVAAAFRAAGLDAAAHDATRFIRTDDAFGEATVLFDETNRLVRTYFEALPPGQIAVVTGFIASTERGVTTTLGRSGSDYTATILAGALRAERVVIWTDVDGVLSADPRLVPAAFTLPELSYREAAELAYFGAKVLHPRTMRPLIEAGIPLRIKNTLNPEAPGTLITSVSRPTEGRVKAVTSIQGVALVMIEGTGMMGVPGISARAFGALAARQINVLMISQASSEQSICIAVREGEAERAVTALVEAFARELEHGDISRVYPVPECAVLSVVGDQMRMQPGLAGRMFSTLGRANINVLAIAQGAAETNISAVVSARDARRAVRALHEVFARAHERVHLCLIGPGGVGRALLRILEVQAPVLLKSLDLNLRLVGVANSGRIVWDDEGIDFGGACARLKAEGTATTLDELVERLIDSHLERLIVIDATASEAVARRYADLIGNGIGVVTPNKRANTLEQAYYDRLHSLARRNEVPYRYETTVGAALPVISTLRDLLRAGDRLLRLEAVLSGTLAFVFNRMAEGVAFSEAVREARAHGYTEPDPREDLDGRDVARKLLVIAREAGLKAELADVAVTSLVPGTLRSGSTEAFLRCLAEGDDAWRERLARAGRLQYVARLEDGCLRAGVEAVDPGSPLAGLAGTDNMVVFTTERYRDRPLVIQGPGAGPELTAAGVLADLVRAARAMA
- the mreD gene encoding rod shape-determining protein MreD codes for the protein MLTFFRHAAAGLVVLLVQWLVLGRLALWGATPDAVLLFVAWLGLRHGRRYGAIGGFVFGFFMDAIYGLWGIHMFAKTLTGFLLGLFPARERETLLILPRQALVGGLVIALLHNGVVVTLLALESGASNTFMATALWLGSSLYTAFVGFVAALFNVR
- a CDS encoding DUF3098 domain-containing protein; protein product: MPARSTARRRSRASGTRRRPGTRRGGAMVFTRRNYLLLLLGVALVVVGYVIMRIENEVDGFISLYVAPLLILGGYLEIIYAVLWRPKAETPEAAGA